Below is a window of Demequina muriae DNA.
AGCCCTGCGTGGTGACCATGTGGGCCTCGTCCAGGATGAAGATCTTGTAGCGGTCGCGGGCAGGCGCGAACGCGGCGCGCTCGCGCAGCTCCCGCGCATCGTCGACGCCGTTGTGGGACGCGGCGTCGATCTCGACCACGTCGACCGAGCCGGCGCCGCCGCGGGCCAGGCCCACGCACGAGTCACACGTGCCGCATGGGGTGTCCGTGGGGCCCTGCTCGCAGTTGAGGCACCGGGCGAGGATGCGGGCCGAGGTGGTCTTTCCGCACCCGCGCGGGCCTGAGAACAGGTAGGCGTGATTGACCTTGTCCGAACGGAGGGCCTGCATGAGCGGCGTGGTGACGTGCTCCTGCCCCACGACGTCGGCGAAGGAGTCGGGGCGGTAGCGGCGATACAGGGCGGTGCTCACTCCACGCACTCTAGTGGCGCGCGGTGACACGCGCATCGGCCCTCCACCGTCAGGACCGCTGGGCGGCCCCGGGCATGAAAGGACCCCCCACGCACCCGACAGAGCCCGCCTGCCCTTGCTGCATTCCTGCCCTGGGGGAGTTCAGCGAGATGACGCCACGTGAGGGGTCGCGAATAGTCTAGCCGCAGACGTTGTTTAGGCGGACCGCCGATGCTCGGGTACCATCGTCGGGCTTGGAGGATTCGCCTAGTGGCCTATGGCGCACGCTTGGAAAGCGTGTTGGGTGCAAGCCCTCAGGGGTTCGAATCCCCTATCCTCCGCCAAGAGTCCGTGCCCATGTCGAGGTGGATGCCCGTGAACCCTGCGCAGACCGGCGGCGACGCCGCTCGCCGCAAGGCCGTGCGTCGGCACCGGCGCGAGCGCCAGTTCGTGGTGTTCGGCATCGCGATGATCGCCCTGGTCACCCTCGCCTTCGCGTCGTTCGCGATCTATCGGGGAGATGTCGAGGGGCCGTTCGACCGGGCCTTCCACACCCCCGCCGGCGAGTTCCAGTCCGACGTCACGCTGGCGTGCGCCCCGTCCGGCGCGATGCCGCTGCCGCCCGAAGAGGTGGTGGTGCGGGTGAACAATGCCGCCGGTATCTCGGGGCTGGCAGGGTCGACGGGCGACACCCTCGAGGGCCGCGGGTTCGTGGTGGTCGATGCGACCAACTGGACGCAGGACTTCGCCGGCACGATCCGCATCCTGTACGGCGCCGAGGGGCTGCAGCACGCGTACACGGTCGCGCTGCACTTCGACGATGTCGAGCTGGTGCTCGACAACCGCCCCGGCATCACCGTCGACATCGTGCTCGGCGAGCAGTTCGGCGAGCAGCCGCAGGTGCGCGAGCTGGACGCTCCGGAGCTCGACCCGACCCTGGCGCTGTCCTCTCGCGGGGAGTGCCTGCCCGTGAATGTGCTGACTGCGCGACCCGCGCCCCGCACCCTTCCCGAGAACCCGCTCGCCGAGGCGAGCCCCTCACCGTCGCCCGAGCCGGAGATCACGGTCGAGGAGTAGGTCGGGCGAGGACTGACACGCACCGACGCGAAGAGCCCGGCTCCCTGAGAGGGAGCCGGGCTCTTGTTCGTGGCGGTGACGGTGGGATTTGAACCCACGGTACGGGGTTACCGTACACAGCATTTCGAGTGCTGCACCTTCGGCCGCTCGGACACGTCACCGCCGCCGAGGATACCCGTCGGAAGCCTTCGAACCCAAATCGCGCATCGGCCGGGTGCGGTGTCAGCGTCTGGCTTCGAAGAAGGCGGAGAGCAAGGACGAGCTCTCCGCGGCCCGCACGCCGGAGACCACCTCGACCTTGGCGCCGATGCGGGCATCGCGCACCAGGTCC
It encodes the following:
- a CDS encoding LytR C-terminal domain-containing protein → MNPAQTGGDAARRKAVRRHRRERQFVVFGIAMIALVTLAFASFAIYRGDVEGPFDRAFHTPAGEFQSDVTLACAPSGAMPLPPEEVVVRVNNAAGISGLAGSTGDTLEGRGFVVVDATNWTQDFAGTIRILYGAEGLQHAYTVALHFDDVELVLDNRPGITVDIVLGEQFGEQPQVRELDAPELDPTLALSSRGECLPVNVLTARPAPRTLPENPLAEASPSPSPEPEITVEE